The DNA segment TCAAATCATTCTTAAACAAGAATATTTAACCGGCGCACTCGAAGCCTTAAATCAAGGCGAAGCCGATATTGCAATTTCAGCGGGCGGCATTGATCCTGTCCGTTCCAGCCATTTTGAGCTGGCCTACTTATTTTCAGGCAGTCTGTTAGATGTGGCCTCGCCGCGTTTACTGAGTCGGCACCCTACCCTGAGCCATGTGCGCGAATTGGTGAACGAGTACCAAATTGTGATCCAAGATACTGGCACCGGCACCGCCAATATCGAATTTGGAGTGCAAGCAGGGCAACGCCGTTGGTACGTTAATGATTTTTATACAAAGAGAATGCTCATTCAGAGCGGCATGGGCTGGGGAAAATTACCACATTATTTGGTGGAGCAAGCCCTTGCGGATGGAAGTTTACTGCCACTGGAGCTGCGGGAAAGGCAAAACCTTATCCAACTCGATTACTATGTGATGCGCCCGCCCCACTCGCCCTTAGGCCCAGTAGCGCAGGCACTGTGGGAAAACCTAGTCCAATTAGCCGCAAAGCAAAGCGCCTAAACAATCAATCTAGGTAACACACGCTCAAGATATGTCGATAGAATAAGCATTTATGGAGCAGTCACAGAACTAATGGCGGAGCAGATTCAACCATTCTTGGGAATTGGCCAAAATAAATTGATACACGCTGCCATCATCCAAAGTGATTTTTATCGCATCAGAAGTCACTGGTAAAATGCCGCCGCCCTTACCCCAACAGGATTCAACCTTGGCGATATCCTTTCTTTGCAGCTGATATGGCCCGAGTCCTAAGGTTTTATTGTAGGGGGAAAAACAAACCATCTGATCGGTGACAGTTAACTGGCCATCGGCTCGCGCCACACCATCTTGCGCCGTCGCGATAGCAGATCTGATTAGGTTTTCTTGCATAG comes from the Shewanella seohaensis genome and includes:
- a CDS encoding LysR family transcriptional regulator; the protein is MTLEQLLMFNTVALAGSLKAASDKLHKTQPAISQSIKQLESQLDLVLFDRQGYRLTLTQEGRKLLQYAQRVLNEAQEMRQVAKHLAKGNEASITLAFEASFNLTRILPMLERTQNEFPHTQIILKQEYLTGALEALNQGEADIAISAGGIDPVRSSHFELAYLFSGSLLDVASPRLLSRHPTLSHVRELVNEYQIVIQDTGTGTANIEFGVQAGQRRWYVNDFYTKRMLIQSGMGWGKLPHYLVEQALADGSLLPLELRERQNLIQLDYYVMRPPHSPLGPVAQALWENLVQLAAKQSA